TGACTGGGTGACTGGGTGACTTCAGCCCCCTCCCTGGCCCTTCCGCCAGCTGGCGGAGAGGGGAAAGGTGGAACGGTGTAACAGTGAAATGGTGAAAAGGTGATACGTTTTTTAAAATAAATCAGCATGCGTACCTGTCCGGATAAGTTGAATCTCCTTCATGTTGGGATCTTTTCGCCAAATCAATAACCAGTCAGACATCAAATGGCATTCCCAGCAATCGGAATAATTACCGCCAAGTTTGTGCGGTTTAAAGGAAGTGTTAACCTTGCCATCTTTTTCAAGCGATTCGATTGCTGTTTTAAATATTTGGAAATCAGTGGATCTGCGCTTCAATCTCTTAACGTCTTTCAGAAAAGCGCCCGTATAAGTAAGAGAATACATTTGTCAGATGCCAATAATATTGTAAAGCTCAGAAGAGTTTTTTGCCTTTTTTACCCTGCCCTCTCTTGCACTCTTTATTGCTCTCGTGGTTTCTTCATTGGGAGTACCGGAGATAATCCGGCCACATCTCATTTCCTTTATCAGG
This genomic interval from Bacteroidales bacterium contains the following:
- a CDS encoding type II toxin-antitoxin system YafQ family toxin — translated: MYSLTYTGAFLKDVKRLKRRSTDFQIFKTAIESLEKDGKVNTSFKPHKLGGNYSDCWECHLMSDWLLIWRKDPNMKEIQLIRTGTHADLF